In a genomic window of Corynebacterium choanae:
- a CDS encoding LCP family protein, which translates to MNSQGTSRPQPPAGDEYHRDRYGRILRDRYGRPVRRRHSNVPPPPPGKPATTPPVSGNQHPARPQSPDQPSADGYRRGTPRSPGNERRYPQTGAAHAPQAGFGTPAPVDNATRALPLPTTPPTTNQGSAQRWRQAQPVAPSRPATPPVPPAPTGRAEKRRPRRRRTGRGCITKLLTLIVVTVLALGAAMLAVDSSINRVAASPAPHIGQTRGTNWLLVGSDSRTGLTEQQVQTLGTGGDLGSTRTDTIMVLHLERGTPATLLSIPRDSYVEIPGYGFDKINAAFTFGGPQLLATTVENSTGLRIDHYMEIGFGGFAAIVDAVGGVTMCLEEPIDDPLANINLPAGCQSLAGPAALGYVRSRNFARGDLDRVEHQRAFIAALVDTIASPAVWLNPFRLIPLMKAGAASVTLGTGDHVWQLLPAAKALLQQPATETVPIGSFLDTEVGSVVTWEDPAAYELFNSLGANW; encoded by the coding sequence ATGAATTCGCAGGGCACCTCGCGGCCGCAGCCTCCTGCTGGGGACGAGTATCACCGTGACCGCTATGGGCGGATATTGCGGGATCGCTATGGGCGGCCAGTTCGTCGTCGGCACAGCAATGTGCCGCCACCCCCACCCGGGAAACCGGCGACAACGCCACCTGTGTCGGGAAACCAACACCCGGCTCGCCCACAATCCCCTGATCAGCCATCCGCGGATGGGTACCGCCGCGGTACGCCACGCTCGCCGGGGAATGAACGCCGCTATCCGCAAACTGGGGCGGCACATGCCCCACAGGCAGGCTTTGGCACCCCCGCACCGGTGGACAATGCCACCCGGGCGTTACCGCTGCCCACCACACCACCGACGACTAACCAGGGCAGCGCGCAGCGGTGGCGGCAGGCACAGCCAGTTGCCCCCAGCAGGCCAGCCACCCCACCGGTGCCACCGGCGCCGACTGGCCGAGCAGAAAAACGCCGCCCGCGGCGCCGCCGCACTGGGCGGGGCTGTATCACCAAACTGCTCACCCTCATTGTGGTGACGGTATTGGCTCTGGGGGCGGCAATGTTGGCGGTTGACTCTTCAATCAACCGGGTTGCCGCCAGCCCGGCGCCGCATATCGGTCAAACCCGCGGCACGAACTGGTTGCTGGTCGGCTCAGATTCCCGCACCGGCCTCACCGAGCAGCAGGTGCAAACCCTGGGCACCGGCGGTGATCTTGGATCAACCCGCACCGACACCATCATGGTGCTGCACCTGGAGCGTGGCACCCCCGCAACACTGTTGAGTATTCCGCGGGACTCCTATGTGGAAATCCCCGGATACGGATTCGACAAGATCAATGCGGCGTTTACCTTCGGCGGTCCGCAACTGCTGGCCACCACCGTGGAAAACTCGACAGGACTTAGAATCGACCACTATATGGAGATCGGTTTCGGCGGATTCGCAGCGATCGTCGATGCTGTCGGCGGGGTCACCATGTGTCTTGAAGAACCGATCGATGATCCGCTGGCCAACATTAACTTGCCCGCCGGCTGCCAGTCACTAGCAGGCCCTGCCGCCCTAGGCTATGTTCGTTCCCGGAATTTTGCCCGCGGCGACTTAGATCGTGTTGAACATCAACGGGCATTTATTGCCGCCCTAGTCGATACCATTGCCAGCCCAGCTGTATGGCTCAACCCCTTCCGGCTGATTCCGCTGATGAAAGCTGGCGCCGCCAGTGTGACATTGGGCACCGGTGACCATGTGTGGCAGCTGCTTCCCGCAGCTAAAGCACTGCTACAACAGCCAGCAACCGAAACAGTACCCATCGGATCATTCCTCGACACCGAGGTGGGCAGTGTGGTGACTTGGGAGGATCCAGCCGCCTACGAGTTGTTTAACTCACTTGGGGCGAATTGGTAG
- a CDS encoding CPBP family intramembrane glutamic endopeptidase — protein MIVHVVSSWLRLPAGAYVRHLPPVHSPLRRLLFAELAVVLTVTFATTGVRSAARLISALLAPVPLNQQQVVIHTPQSSVGWLEVLLQLTSSVSLLAWGGLAWLLLSRDGVLWRQGDRTDVGWGVLLAAIVGIPGLGLYAMSLQFGWTKQVIPSALTSPFAEIPLLLLAAAAAAVAEEMVVVGWLCTRLAQLRWHAGWIVLCSAVLRGSYHLYQGISAGFGNLAMGLLFGWVFLRTGRVWPLVIAHFVLDVVAFIGPVLFSGQLSFVGL, from the coding sequence ATGATTGTGCATGTTGTCTCATCCTGGTTGCGCCTTCCTGCTGGGGCGTATGTTCGCCACCTTCCACCGGTTCATTCCCCTCTGCGGCGGTTGCTGTTCGCCGAGTTGGCGGTGGTGCTTACAGTGACGTTCGCCACCACCGGGGTGCGGTCGGCGGCCCGTCTGATCAGTGCACTGCTTGCCCCGGTGCCGTTGAATCAGCAGCAGGTGGTGATTCATACTCCGCAGTCTTCTGTTGGTTGGTTGGAGGTCTTGCTGCAACTCACCTCAAGTGTGTCGCTGTTGGCATGGGGTGGGTTGGCGTGGTTGCTGCTGTCCCGGGATGGTGTGTTGTGGCGGCAGGGTGACCGCACCGATGTGGGATGGGGGGTGCTGCTTGCTGCGATTGTTGGGATTCCCGGGCTGGGGTTGTATGCGATGAGTCTGCAATTCGGGTGGACGAAACAGGTTATCCCTTCAGCCCTAACCTCCCCCTTCGCGGAGATCCCTCTGCTGCTGTTGGCTGCGGCCGCGGCCGCGGTTGCCGAAGAGATGGTTGTGGTCGGCTGGTTGTGTACCCGGCTGGCACAGCTGCGCTGGCATGCCGGCTGGATTGTGCTGTGCAGCGCAGTGTTACGGGGCAGCTATCACCTGTATCAGGGGATTAGTGCCGGGTTTGGGAATCTGGCGATGGGGCTACTGTTTGGGTGGGTGTTCCTTCGCACAGGACGGGTGTGGCCGCTGGTGATTGCCCATTTCGTGCTGGATGTGGTGGCGTTTATCGGCCCGGTGCTGTTTTCCGGTCAGCTGTCGTTTGTCGGCTTGTAG
- a CDS encoding amidase: MTLTEDGCHHDSGGTAGGDYPVRYWVVSSYLKGSQLAAAVRDAREHPETLVAAVEQCAASLEQLTPAQHGFSHLAIDSALDTAHRLRKSSQSARSARLFGQLTAVKDLMDVAGMPTAFGSAHRVTMPSASDPFAAALRAAGCVVVGKTQTSEMGMTAYTEPVGMPAVDNPLLPGHTPGGSSGGAAAAVARGVLPFAHGSDGGGSIRVPAAACGLVGLKPPHDASTAKPLAQGFLTRNVADTAYLHNVPLTRIDRQLTIGVTTAALHGDGAPLEDDGPIVHPAHRAAVVQAAGRLRAAGHRIVQLPKPYGPAQFAAFTTVLQQSATAISGEASPIVGWLRQEGRACPPAKAATAKELFVHTRALVAMNWRCDLVITPTLAVPPPQIGRFSQLPPQEDFLAQTRWTPWATLFNLTGDAAINIPQHLPGYGLPVGVQLGAIHANLSTLLSVAALLEAIDQQAHST; the protein is encoded by the coding sequence TTGACGTTGACTGAAGATGGTTGCCATCATGATAGCGGTGGCACTGCTGGTGGCGACTACCCGGTACGCTACTGGGTTGTGTCCAGCTATCTCAAAGGTTCGCAGCTTGCCGCAGCAGTACGCGATGCCCGTGAACATCCCGAAACTCTTGTCGCCGCGGTGGAGCAGTGTGCAGCCTCATTGGAGCAGCTCACTCCCGCACAGCACGGATTTTCGCACCTGGCAATTGATTCGGCACTGGACACTGCACATCGGTTAAGGAAAAGCTCCCAGAGTGCACGATCGGCTCGCTTATTTGGCCAGCTGACCGCGGTGAAGGATCTCATGGATGTAGCCGGTATGCCCACCGCATTCGGCTCAGCTCATCGGGTTACGATGCCATCGGCTTCTGATCCGTTTGCTGCAGCGCTGCGTGCCGCAGGTTGTGTTGTAGTGGGGAAAACCCAAACTTCCGAGATGGGAATGACCGCCTACACGGAACCGGTGGGCATGCCAGCGGTCGATAATCCACTGCTACCTGGGCACACACCGGGCGGCTCGTCGGGTGGGGCGGCGGCAGCTGTGGCGCGTGGTGTGCTCCCGTTTGCGCACGGCTCTGATGGAGGTGGATCGATTCGGGTGCCCGCAGCAGCGTGCGGACTGGTGGGGTTGAAACCCCCGCATGATGCATCCACTGCGAAACCGCTTGCGCAAGGATTCCTTACCCGCAATGTGGCGGACACGGCATATTTGCACAATGTGCCACTGACCAGGATTGATCGACAGCTGACCATTGGGGTGACAACGGCAGCGTTGCACGGCGACGGGGCACCGCTGGAGGACGACGGACCGATAGTTCACCCGGCGCATCGTGCGGCAGTGGTCCAGGCGGCAGGCCGGTTACGGGCGGCTGGCCATCGCATTGTGCAGCTACCAAAACCGTATGGTCCGGCACAGTTTGCGGCGTTTACCACAGTGTTACAGCAGTCGGCGACAGCAATTTCCGGCGAGGCCTCGCCGATTGTGGGTTGGCTGCGGCAGGAGGGTAGGGCTTGCCCACCGGCCAAAGCGGCCACCGCGAAAGAACTGTTTGTGCACACCCGAGCTCTTGTGGCAATGAACTGGCGGTGCGATCTGGTGATCACCCCCACGTTGGCAGTGCCGCCGCCGCAGATTGGCCGGTTTTCCCAGCTGCCGCCACAGGAGGATTTCTTGGCGCAAACCCGCTGGACACCGTGGGCGACGTTGTTTAATTTAACTGGTGATGCAGCTATCAACATTCCCCAGCATCTGCCCGGCTACGGGCTGCCTGTCGGGGTGCAACTCGGGGCGATCCACGCGAATCTGTCGACACTGTTGAGTGTCGCGGCACTGCTGGAGGCGATCGATCAGCAGGCGCACTCGACGTAA
- the pheA gene encoding prephenate dehydratase codes for MTTVAYLGPAGTFTEQALLQFAARGCFGSANDFTTLPVDSPNAALAAVAGGQATHAVVAIENSVDGAVTSTFDALHNHPTVQIIGETAIDIAFTIMARQPIDPATITTFATHPVAHRQVASWLAQHAPNATFLPATSNAAAAHLVAEGKADAAAAPPRAAELTGLVPLAEGIADVAGARTRFVLCTTATTPAPPTALDRTSVEFVLPNTPGSLVGALQEFATRGVDLTCIESRPTRESLGTYRFHADLIGHITDPEVSAALAALYNHCTTIRFLGSWSITEASPTTSRTQPNQQQPQPIDHNTQTGDQWVASLLQ; via the coding sequence ATGACAACCGTGGCATATTTGGGACCGGCTGGAACATTCACCGAACAAGCGCTGCTGCAATTCGCGGCACGCGGCTGCTTCGGATCCGCCAACGACTTCACCACTCTGCCTGTTGACAGCCCCAATGCGGCGCTCGCCGCTGTCGCCGGCGGGCAGGCAACCCACGCGGTAGTGGCCATTGAAAACTCCGTCGACGGCGCGGTCACCAGCACGTTCGATGCTCTACACAATCATCCAACAGTGCAAATTATCGGCGAAACCGCCATCGACATTGCCTTCACCATCATGGCCAGGCAACCAATCGACCCTGCGACCATCACCACCTTCGCGACCCATCCGGTAGCACACCGACAAGTAGCCAGCTGGCTTGCGCAACACGCACCCAACGCCACCTTCCTCCCCGCAACATCAAACGCTGCCGCTGCACATTTGGTCGCCGAAGGCAAAGCCGACGCCGCCGCCGCCCCACCCCGCGCCGCCGAACTCACCGGCCTGGTCCCACTAGCAGAAGGTATCGCCGACGTGGCCGGGGCGCGCACCCGGTTCGTGCTCTGCACCACCGCAACAACCCCGGCGCCCCCAACCGCCCTCGACCGCACCAGTGTCGAATTTGTGCTACCCAACACCCCTGGTTCCCTCGTCGGTGCATTACAAGAATTCGCCACCCGCGGAGTCGACCTCACCTGTATCGAATCCCGCCCCACCAGGGAAAGCCTAGGCACCTATCGCTTCCACGCCGACCTCATTGGCCACATCACCGATCCGGAAGTTTCCGCTGCGTTAGCTGCGCTCTACAACCATTGCACCACGATTCGATTCCTTGGTTCGTGGAGCATCACCGAAGCCTCCCCAACCACCTCACGCACCCAGCCAAACCAGCAACAGCCCCAGCCCATCGACCACAACACACAAACCGGTGACCAGTGGGTCGCCTCATTACTGCAATAA
- a CDS encoding histidine phosphatase family protein — MGSRIIFLRHGQTAANIKRELDSRPPGSPLTAHGQQQATAAGEALARHLQVTEGQLGRLGKIVHSTATRARQTANLAAESLANSVGLSVIPTPPEEIAGIHEFSAGIYEDSTTEEAYRAYIGAFQRIMRGDDSAGVPGGETGAEFLDRYLPALETQFDTLEPDQDLVVVSHGAAIRMITARATGTEPRHMVENYLDNCDISIVEPEGRPFGQWNLRYWVSDELLTQPWIKQR; from the coding sequence GTGGGATCGCGAATTATATTTCTCCGTCACGGGCAAACCGCGGCCAACATTAAGCGGGAACTCGATAGCCGCCCCCCAGGATCACCACTGACTGCGCATGGCCAGCAGCAGGCAACCGCTGCTGGCGAGGCACTTGCCCGACATCTGCAAGTTACTGAAGGTCAGCTGGGGCGGTTAGGCAAGATTGTCCATTCCACTGCTACACGCGCCCGACAAACCGCCAACCTCGCTGCAGAAAGTTTGGCCAACAGTGTCGGTCTGTCAGTCATACCTACTCCTCCGGAAGAGATCGCTGGCATCCACGAATTCTCGGCAGGAATCTATGAAGATTCCACCACTGAAGAGGCCTACCGCGCATATATTGGTGCCTTCCAAAGGATCATGCGTGGCGATGACTCTGCAGGAGTACCCGGCGGGGAAACCGGCGCCGAGTTCCTTGACCGATATCTCCCTGCACTTGAAACGCAATTCGACACCCTCGAGCCGGATCAGGACTTAGTAGTTGTCAGCCACGGCGCGGCGATCCGGATGATCACCGCGCGCGCCACAGGAACCGAACCACGGCATATGGTTGAAAACTATCTAGATAACTGCGACATCAGCATCGTTGAACCAGAAGGGCGGCCTTTCGGCCAATGGAATCTGCGATATTGGGTGAGTGACGAACTCCTTACTCAGCCGTGGATCAAACAGCGGTAG
- a CDS encoding glycosyltransferase family 4 protein, producing the protein MNAKARCSNATALLTHGVAEVARDPWQAATNVARRLPPTLRNTLTAALTSISPRVINATRQDPATTPQSTVTQDTVTSHQRSVHQPLTWRDLLALCGLLLSDRTDAILAILATTPPNPLATSIMLAAHRLPRPDVPLTDRQAVRIHEQFGELDHAHRLLQGTPHWLSRYLISQQRQAISATPQQVLNEIQKTRVQQTFHGAPQQATSPRVLMLLNSSLPVTNSGYTIRSQQLLTALQQNPTPPIVTPVTRLNYPAVIGSWEQASTRTYQTITYQRLQHPIQPIGALRRMQREAQELLLQAQATGAQIIHSTTDYQRGLPALAVARALELPFIYEMRGQREQTWLTQFAAPEADRAAASWQYQALRAAETRLAAAADAVIVLSAVQAETLAKRGISDNRIHIIGNSIDEALLTRQPATGAQRRLLGLEEHSYVFGSVSAIVDYEGLDTLLHAAALLKDKLTIPFQVLIVGDGPARASLVATSQRLGIADRCVFPGKVSPDVALDYTSCCDVFCVPRIDSDVTREITPIKSLAALALGIPTLVSDLPALRSIQPAALHNTLGLLPPDAPSAWADSLYTLADPRRRASLATQCREFAAQRTWRNAADQLAAVYENLVQ; encoded by the coding sequence ATGAACGCGAAAGCACGCTGCAGCAATGCGACCGCTCTACTCACCCACGGTGTCGCCGAGGTCGCACGCGACCCGTGGCAGGCGGCAACGAACGTTGCCCGCCGGCTACCCCCCACCTTACGCAACACTCTCACCGCCGCACTCACCAGTATTTCCCCTCGCGTGATAAACGCCACCCGCCAAGACCCGGCAACAACCCCGCAATCTACCGTCACGCAAGACACGGTGACAAGTCACCAACGAAGCGTGCATCAGCCACTTACGTGGCGTGACCTGCTGGCGTTATGTGGGCTTCTGCTGAGCGACCGAACGGACGCAATTTTGGCGATCCTTGCCACTACTCCGCCGAATCCGCTCGCCACCAGCATCATGCTTGCCGCACACCGACTCCCCCGCCCCGATGTGCCGCTCACCGACCGGCAGGCAGTCCGGATCCATGAACAATTCGGGGAACTCGACCACGCTCACCGGCTACTGCAAGGCACCCCGCATTGGTTGTCGCGCTATCTCATCAGCCAGCAACGCCAAGCAATCTCCGCCACGCCCCAACAGGTGCTTAACGAAATACAGAAAACCCGTGTGCAGCAGACCTTTCACGGCGCGCCACAGCAGGCAACTTCACCACGAGTATTGATGCTGCTCAACAGCAGTCTTCCAGTGACAAACAGCGGCTACACTATCCGCAGTCAACAACTGCTGACCGCTTTACAGCAAAATCCAACCCCGCCAATTGTCACCCCAGTCACCCGGTTGAACTATCCGGCGGTAATTGGAAGCTGGGAACAGGCATCCACCCGCACCTATCAAACCATTACCTATCAGCGGTTACAGCATCCCATCCAGCCGATCGGTGCACTGCGTCGAATGCAACGTGAGGCACAGGAACTCCTCCTTCAGGCGCAAGCTACTGGCGCGCAGATTATCCACTCAACCACCGACTATCAGCGTGGCCTGCCTGCACTGGCAGTAGCACGGGCACTCGAGCTGCCATTTATCTATGAGATGCGCGGCCAGCGCGAGCAAACCTGGCTAACCCAATTTGCCGCGCCGGAGGCAGATCGTGCGGCAGCAAGCTGGCAGTATCAAGCGCTCCGAGCAGCAGAAACACGCCTCGCCGCCGCCGCCGACGCGGTCATTGTCCTGTCCGCAGTACAAGCGGAAACACTCGCCAAACGGGGTATTTCCGACAACCGCATTCATATCATCGGTAACAGTATCGACGAGGCACTACTCACCCGCCAGCCAGCTACAGGAGCTCAACGGCGACTACTCGGATTGGAAGAACACAGCTATGTGTTCGGGTCTGTGTCTGCAATCGTTGACTATGAAGGATTAGACACGCTGCTGCACGCAGCAGCACTACTGAAAGACAAGCTCACGATCCCGTTTCAGGTGCTTATCGTCGGCGATGGTCCTGCCCGTGCATCGCTCGTTGCAACGAGCCAACGCCTCGGCATCGCCGATCGTTGTGTCTTTCCGGGCAAAGTATCCCCAGATGTGGCGTTAGATTACACCAGCTGCTGTGACGTGTTTTGTGTTCCCCGCATAGATAGCGACGTCACCCGGGAGATTACGCCCATCAAATCATTAGCCGCACTAGCCTTGGGCATCCCCACACTGGTCAGTGATCTTCCTGCATTACGCAGCATTCAACCTGCAGCATTGCACAACACTTTGGGACTTCTCCCCCCAGATGCCCCGTCTGCCTGGGCTGACTCCCTATACACCTTGGCAGATCCGCGGCGACGGGCGTCGCTTGCTACGCAATGTCGGGAATTTGCAGCACAGCGTACCTGGCGAAACGCCGCCGACCAGCTAGCAGCAGTCTATGAAAACCTTGTCCAATAA
- a CDS encoding glycosyltransferase family 4 protein codes for MMISQYWHPEQGVVQRRLAWILGDAARAGHHITAVVPPPHYPGGQLMSDDPRNQTGAVDRSTPHFTVYRCRFRPHDASIVSRVQDQAVIMCSQIITASRAIRNARAAGNPVEVIVCTVPALPSAFVAYALSRLHRLPLVVELRDAWPEILEYIDQWNDPQRPTMNPWAKTKRALFHVLLLTGGRALRFVLSRADLLITTTGTLAAEHTRRGHPNVIAVRNRAGSGIPNCNAYPARGFGPLRVFYGGTVGRAQGLTNAIEAVALAKQQGVEVELRITGGGVFVKALERLAHKLAVDVDFTGRIPFEEMVGNYQWADTVLVHLQNWRPMEYTIPSKLFEIMWAEKHVTAAVAGEAAQIVAESQIGDVVPPMDPQALADLWVAIAQDRSRLAVDGRGNAWFRQGSTLEELTDRWVHAIGKVVNAQHQPHSPLSQRTARKAQATFHPVHLLQRISEPLVQPVRRITTAVRKRHSQ; via the coding sequence ATGATGATTTCGCAATATTGGCACCCTGAACAAGGCGTTGTACAACGACGACTCGCCTGGATCCTGGGTGACGCTGCCCGCGCCGGACATCACATCACAGCGGTGGTGCCGCCACCTCACTATCCCGGTGGGCAGCTCATGAGCGACGATCCTCGAAATCAAACGGGTGCCGTCGACAGATCCACCCCCCACTTCACGGTGTATCGCTGTCGTTTCCGCCCCCACGATGCCTCAATAGTTAGCCGGGTACAAGATCAGGCTGTCATCATGTGCAGCCAAATCATCACCGCCAGCCGGGCAATCCGCAACGCCCGGGCGGCCGGCAACCCGGTTGAGGTTATCGTCTGCACAGTGCCGGCACTACCGTCGGCGTTTGTCGCCTATGCACTATCTCGACTACATCGGCTACCGCTCGTAGTGGAACTGCGCGATGCATGGCCTGAGATTTTGGAATACATCGACCAGTGGAATGATCCCCAACGTCCCACTATGAATCCGTGGGCGAAAACAAAACGCGCCCTTTTCCATGTATTGCTCCTCACCGGGGGTCGCGCACTTCGCTTTGTGCTCAGCCGCGCCGATCTCCTCATCACCACGACCGGTACCCTTGCCGCCGAACACACCCGCCGCGGCCACCCTAATGTTATTGCAGTGCGAAACCGTGCCGGGTCGGGGATTCCGAACTGTAACGCCTATCCGGCACGCGGCTTCGGACCACTGCGAGTGTTCTATGGTGGCACCGTCGGGCGTGCCCAAGGATTAACCAATGCGATTGAAGCTGTTGCGTTAGCCAAACAGCAGGGTGTCGAGGTGGAATTACGAATCACCGGCGGCGGTGTGTTCGTCAAAGCATTAGAACGGCTTGCCCACAAACTCGCCGTTGACGTGGACTTTACCGGTCGCATCCCGTTCGAAGAGATGGTGGGCAACTATCAGTGGGCGGACACCGTGCTGGTACACCTGCAAAACTGGCGGCCAATGGAATACACCATCCCCTCGAAACTCTTCGAGATCATGTGGGCGGAAAAGCATGTGACCGCCGCAGTAGCTGGGGAAGCCGCCCAAATTGTGGCCGAATCCCAGATTGGCGATGTAGTGCCGCCAATGGATCCACAAGCCCTCGCCGACTTGTGGGTTGCCATTGCTCAGGATCGATCCCGTCTTGCGGTTGATGGGCGCGGCAACGCCTGGTTTCGACAGGGTTCCACGTTAGAAGAACTCACCGACCGCTGGGTACACGCCATCGGCAAGGTGGTGAACGCCCAACATCAACCCCACTCCCCCCTGTCACAGCGAACAGCACGAAAAGCGCAGGCAACATTTCATCCTGTGCACCTGCTGCAGCGAATCAGCGAACCACTCGTGCAGCCAGTCCGCCGCATCACCACCGCAGTCCGAAAACGACACAGCCAATGA